aataagACCACCCGAAGCTAAGCAGATGCCCACCACAGTGTCAACAGGTCAGCCTCACAGTGCATGCCCCGAGCTATGGCTCCAAATGGCATCTTCCCCCACAGCCTCAATGCCAGCAAGGAGCACCAAGAGTTTTTCTtggttgttttgttctttttatagacTATAGATATGTACAGTTTATAACTGAGAATTTCTAGTCAATGACCATATAGTTAACACCAcctaacaaatttttttttaaatgccaaattaAAAAATGCGTTGTCACACCAACAGTAAAGTGCACAGAGTGGGAGAGCATGAGAgtaccttttcattttaaaaatgtttggaaatatgtACAACTTTGATATAGTTTCAGGGTGCTCTGGACACCCAGGGCCACTTCGTGTAAATCACTGACAATTTCTAGAGCACTTCGAGAGACTACAAGATGATTGTGATCAAATTCTGTAATTGAACCTAATGAGAGTAATAGACACATCTCAAATGAGATGTACCAATCACAGCACTCCCTTACTCTAAGGTATTCACTAGGAGACAGATAAACAGTTTTTTATTTAtcatcctcctcttctttttcctcctcctcttcttcatcttcctcatccGACTTTTTCCAGGCAATTTTAGCAGGACCCTTTGCACCATCAAACTTTCCTTTAGACTTATAGTCAGCAACATCCTTCTCATATTTCTCCTTCAGCTTTGCAGCCTTAGTGATGTCTGCCTGCTTTTCACTGTCACTTAAGTTATTCCACATCTTGCCCAGATTTTTTGCCACATCTCCAATAGTGATACCAAGATTTGTGGACTTGATCTTGGGGTGGAATTCTAAACAGAACAGGAAGAATACATACAGTGGTCTTTTGGGGATATtaggattctttttcttcttacttcCCTTAGCTGGTCCATAACCCTTCACTTCCCAGTCATAGTGTACTTTATCCGCCTGTGCCATTTCATcaaatttagatttctttttcccAGACACTGTCTTCCACCAATCTGAGCACTTCTTGGAAAGTTCTGCAAAATTGACCGGGActtctggatttttcttcttatgttcTTCTCTGCAAGTCTGCACAAAGAAGGCATAAGCAGACATCTTGCCCTTTGGCTTCTTGGGGTCACCTTTAGCCAAGCTGACTGTATTGTTCACTAgtctcaaaaaattaagtaaatttttgAAGCTCATATACCTAGTACTTTGCATAACTGCATTTTAAACTTAGGTTATTCATTTGGCCCCTATTGTGAACTACATAATTATTAGAGGTTTAGAAAGCAGAAGCAGTAAAATATatgctcagaaaaacaaaaagaaacataaaacaggAAGTTTTATGCACATTTCTTTAATGTTCAGTGCATTCTTTTGGATAATGTTCTATCACTGAAATAGCTTAttgtcaaaatttcattcttcagaataTCTCATATGCCATCtcattcttgaatttttttttatatttattttccagtctGATGTCATCTCTCCCTTATTTGAATTTActtaactttgtatttttaaaactgtcttaCCTACTTGGACAATATTCATGCCTCATTCACTAACCCTCTTCcccctacacacatacacatgcacacaccacaaTTTAAATGTCTCTTGTAGAAGACTGTATcttctttcaagtttttcttcatttgtgtcattattcactcatttattcatacACCTAACAAATTTATACTAACCATATACAATTAGGAAACACATGACTCCTTAAAacatagaaatttttcttttgttttgccagtattttttaattaaaattattaactcaTATCATTAATGTGCATTAATAACTGATTTTCCACCAAATAGAGTTATCAGCAGTTTTGCTTTAGATAACCTTCCCCAGAGACAAAGTGCTGTCAAGGCCTGTTGATTCAGTGTCTGAATATTTGCTGTGGGTTCCTGGAGACTGGCAAATGCAGAGACCTTTGACTCACAGTGCATCAAGCTCACTCAAGACCTTCTCAAGATGGCTCCCATTACTATCATGATTGTATGCTGGGAAGTGGGGAGAACTTCCCCAGGGCTGGTGCTCCATGGGGATCCGAGGTCCATTCCTCATTCATACTGTACCTTATGTTGCTTAGTTATACGTTAGTTGTtctctctggttccatccatctttccttcaACTCTATCCTCATCTTTTGCAGAATGGCCATGAGATTGGCACTAGGGCACTCTGTATCACTCTCTATTCCACTAGCCAGAGTCTGGGTGTTTTTCCAAGTCTCTGTTTCCAATTGAACTGTAGCATTTTACCACAGTCATCCCCTTGAAAAGTGAGTGCTGTCTGGTTGGTTTGGTTCTATCTCATGAAGAAGGTGATAAGTACTGGGTCCTATAATATATGACATTCTCCAAAAGTTGTCCTTTTGCTCTTTCTACAACTCCTTTTTCTATCAAGGTTTATACTTTGTAATGGAAGGAAAAGGTCAACTGCACCAGTGTTTATAATGCCGTGTTCATGGGATCACCTAGCACAGTTTGCATATAGTAAGGTATATTAATTGCATATTAATTGAAAGATTGCCTAAGCCCAGGGTAAGCAATTGTTTTACTGGAAATGCTATTATAATTGTATTTGGGAATTCATAAGTGATATAATGTTTTAAATGCTCCtaattattgattattttgattatattattttgacATATGTGCTTTATAGCCTTACCTTATAACCTTAGGTTATCCTTTTGTAAAGGAACATATATTCACCTCTACAATATCTGATTATCATATCCTAAGAAAAAATTGGATCAAAATATAATGGAATCTACATGTTTTCTCAGGTGAGCAATGATGGCATGCtgtatcatttttcattattcttaagGTAACAGGTTTGTTAACAATACAGAAACATCAAACTTTAAATTATGTTGTAATTATAGGTGTAGCTTCTATTTGGTCAATCAGGGGTTCAGTGATAATGTTCTAAAATGCTttcattaaattgttttatttttattttaattattaataaatggaGGGTGAGACGTGCTTCTTAATAtccaaataatcaaaataaattgtgTGAAAAGCTATCAAGCAGATTTATGTCTGTAGTTCAAAAATTCATGCTTTGGGTTTAGACACAATATAAAATCAGCTAGAATACAGGGTGTTTATCAAAGGAGAGCCTGATAAGAAGGTCATACACTGCAACCTTATTGTTCAGttgaagaagcagcaagcagagttttctccttattttaaacattgtttGTACTTTGGTCTCTTCATCTGACCTTTTCCATATGGTCCATTAAGTTTTCAACAAGAGCTTTATGATTTCAACTAGTTTGGTACATTAATTTTATCTTGTGGTGAGTTGATTTCCTATATGTGTCTAGAATTCAAgagaaatttttgtttctatttcatttaataaccAACTTTGAAATAAACAGAGGAATATAGACTATAAACTCAGATCTTTTATGCCCTTATCTCCAAACTGtaggaaagtgctcaggtgtatTCACATGCGACACACATCACCACGTTTGCAAAGATGCATCCAGCATCCTGTACCTCATCCCTCATGTGCAGGGCATTGTTTTGGGCCCAAGAGATGAAGACTAAAGAAATAGACTGCACTATAGATTTCACTGTAGATTGCTAcagtacagggggaaaaaaaagtaattagtAGTTAACAATGATTGAGGGACTTCTATATGCCAGTCTTAGCCTATGCACTTTACATATATTGTCTCATTCAATCTTCTCAAAAGTGTGAAAGAGCATAATTATCCTGTTTTGGAGATGAACAAACTCTAGGAAAGTAAATTTGCCCAGTGTTTAGCAATTTGGTGCAAAGATATGAttccaggaaggaagaaatatgaTTCATTATGGAAATAAAACAAGCTTATCTGTACCAAGTCTAGGTTTGGGAGGGTAAGTGCTCAAAGGGAAGGTGACTGGCAAATATGACTGGAAAAATAAGACCAAGAATTAGAGGTTGGGGCAAGAGTGTCAATGGTTTTATGTTTGCAGTTACTGTGATtactatgtgtatatacatagatGAGAGGCTATATATTATTATAACCATATTGACAATAGAAATATTTgggatattttagaatttttaaaagaaatcatggCAATATTATGAATTGTGGACTttacagagaacagagaaaattaaTCCCATCTCAAAAGTACTAGCCATTTTAGCTATGGCCAAATGCTTAAACAAGACAGAATGTAAATGTGAAAACCATTCAGTTTTCATaatcaaaggaaactattatCCTTAAAGcagaaaatactgaaagaaataagCAAGACATTAAAGAAGCTTCCTTTTAAATAACTACTTCCCCAAGGGCAAGTTTCCTTGGATTTTTGATGGATATCCTGCAAAACTTCTTAAAGTGCAAAGGAGCAGTGGAGACTAGATTGCTTCAGGCTGTGAAAATGGAAGTCCTGGTTTAGAGAGAGTTATGGAACCAGAAATGAAATTTGTATTGACTTTTAAACTTTACATTTATGATACAgaaccatttctttaaaattctctctctctctctctctctctctctctctctctctctctctctctctctgtctatattgctctctctctctctctctctccctccctctctctatattgctctctctctctcttcctctttccctcaacTCCAGCATAGACATGATACCATTTTAATTCTCTGGCTATTATTTTTTGCTAGAAAAATATAATGTCAAATCTCATGATCACATCTAGAGAGAAGTAGCAAGGTTGTAAAATATAAAGCCATTGACTCAATTAGAGGTAAATTATACAATTTCCTCCATTACCTGAGAGCTGTTAGTGTTAAAAATTCCATCATTCCATCCAATCCTAGAGTTAGTCTTTCAAATTGAGTAAGTCCTCAAGCCAAAAGATACCCTATAGCACTAGAGAAGCATCACTTCATATTCAGAAATGTAAAGATAAACTTGGATTCAATGACTGCTTCTAACATTCAAGTAAAGCAACACTTACCACTATATCATTGATCTCTGAATGGAGTGGAGTGCCTGGCCCATGGTAGGGACTTGTATATTTCTGTTGCATGAATAAGTGAATACAGAACCCCCTCAACTTGCAATAGGAGTATGTCCTGATATACCTGTTGTGTTGAAAATGCACTGAATGCACTTAACTTACTGAGCAGCACAGCTTACCAGCACAGTGCACCATAGAATATTGCTTTTCGCCTTTCTGATTGCACAGATGTCTGGGAATCATAGcttcctgctgctgcccagcatcacagGAGGGTATCATAACCCAAATTGTTAGTCCAGGAAAGATCAAGATTAAAAATTCtgagtatggtttctactgaatacatgttgctttcacaccatcataaagttgaaaaattgtcAAACCTTTGTGAGAGACTGTGTTGCTCTAGAGATTTAAGTGATGTGAGTCACAGTACTATAGCCAAATCCTTTGTGAAAATTGATTGACTATACACAAAATTATCTAAAACAAGTTTGGCATTGCTCTAATCTCTCCATATGCCTAAAAAAATACCTTGAGCATTTGAACCTACAATAACTTGCTTAGATGACTTTATATGAGagcttaaagaaatttttaaaatgacaagcaAAATTTCAATTAACTTAAAAAGGcagacaataaaaatgaatctttccATTGTCCTAATTCTACAGCAACTGCTTATGTGGttccaaaaaaatgaaatgtgaaagCTAATGGTAGAGCAAATGTTCACTATTAGTTGATTATACTCTTCTTATACAGTCATatattttcaggttttcttttttcagagaTCATGGACTTTAATCATTGACAAAATTATTAGTTTTCCAGAATGttatgaaatgtaaatgaaatgtaaatgaaattgtGCAGTCTGTGCTATATTTCTATATGGTTTCTttcaatcatcatcattatttgtGATACATGTGTTTCTCAAGAGTTTGTTACTTTTTGTTGTGGAGTAGTAGTCCTTTGTATGAATATGTTACTgttgtttatctgtttattttgaaGGATTCTGTTATTGTCAGTTGTAGGCTATTACAATCAAAATTGTGTAAACAAATAATTGTAAAACTCTGCAAGTAtatattctttcatattcttgGGTAAATGTCAAGGAATGGAATGGTTGGGTCATATGATAGagacattttaagtttttatgaaattgtaaaatattttccaaacatgCTGCACTATTTTACTTTACTTCTGATACTGTCTGAGCCTTCCAGGTCCTCTGTATCCTCATTAGCATTTGGAACGgtcatttgtctttattttatcaaatgttcgAGGTGTGAAATGGTAGTACAAACAtgatattattttgcattttttaataacTAATTATCTGAGTACCATATAACTAGTTTATATGTAATCCAGGTATCTTCTTgagagaagtgtctgttcaaatcctttgTTCATTGTTTTTCCACTCAGGTGTTTGTATTCATGTCAAATTATAAGATACAGAGACTttgttatatatgttttaaaatacccTATCCTAATTTACGTCTTCATGAGCaaaaacttttgattttgaaaaagtttACTTTTGAGGATGtctaatttaattttagttcatgatttttgcatctttttaaagaaactattaaCACACTTAAGGTCGTTTAAGAATacttctacattttcttctagatgaTTTATAGCATTGGCTTTTATTTCGTAGGGATTAGTAATTGATGTACATTTAAGATACTAGCATTCAGTCTGAAACAAGATTAAgatttaaatagtaaaatattttatatggaaCTATTCATTTATGCCATATTTtaacacaaaatataatttatattcttatgtTTACGTGAATTGTGGTAAATTAATTTTGTGTATGGTATTAACTAAATATtgagacttttttattttacatgtatatatctAATAgtttcagcatcatttgttgaaaagaatgaTGTTTTGCTGTTGAAATGCCTTTGTTGGAAACAATAGAccatatgtgtttatttttcttctctttcattaattAATATGTCTGTCTTTCTAGCAATACCACACTGTTTGCTTgagatattataatttatatttgaacCAGGCAGTTTAAGGCTTTAACTTAGTTcatcttttttcaaaattgtttgttAAATTCTGTATGCTTTGCATTGCTACATAAACTCCAGAAATGGTTTGTTGATTtgtattaaaaaattgaaattacagCAAAACTATGGCTAAACTTtgtaaaaatagacattttattattcatcAACATTCCCATTATTAATCAAGTGGTATCTCTccctttattttggttttcttttaatttttaaggaatattATACAGTTGTCAATGtatagttaattttttattttttattatttaatttacaaCTTAATTTTTGATCATTGCTAgtacacagaaataaaattgatttttatatattgattatatatCATGAagcctttcttttcatttagatttAGTAGCTTTCTTGTAGATTTTTTAAGTCCATTTATCTTTTCCTTATAGTGGCTAGAACCTCTAATATAAGTTGGATAGCTGAACAATTAACAAATTCAGTTTGAAGCAGAGTATTTCTAGATATAAAACTGATTGCTGTATGTTGTTATCTACTATTTTTAGATGtgatttttatatgtatagattAATCCCATGAAGTTGAATGAATTTCCCTTTTGGGGGGATCCTGGTGAGTTTTTATAAATGTAAGGAAACCTACATGCTGTGGATagataatattaaaacaattctatCTCTCATATGAAGTAATACAGAACTGATTAATTACCTGTTGTTATTTGAGAATCAGATCccatacttaaaaaacaaaaaggtacaGCAAGGGGTACTTGGTACCTTTGTAACAGTTAATAGGCAACAATGTTGGAAACATatgatgtaatttttaaagaaaagtctctttaaaaatatatggtgCCTTATAAGCTTGTTGATATATCCCTTCTAAGATAAGATTTTGTCTACAGAGAAGTCTTTGTAATAGATGCACATTTGCTTCTAAGAATCTGGTCTGGCATGCATCTCCCCATATCCCCTATAGAAATATGATGTCCCCTGGCTCTCctctgaatctttttaaaatttaacatgtttCTTGTCAGGGGAAGATGAGATGCCAAACAGATCTGCAGTCATAGGATGAGGAGGGACAAGGAAAGCAGAGAAGTCAGTAGTGGGCATAACAGAACTTAAGGGAATTAAAACTTTGGAGGATTTTTGTTCATGTCATGTTTCCCTTAAGTAGTAAAGAATCTTAATTAggaggcattttaaaatttctaaccaCATAATTAGGGTTGCCAAATACACTGTCTAAAGTCTCCTCTCTCCCCAATGGTGTGTATCCTTTAAGATTTTTCAGTCACACTCTCAGGAACTTCTTCTGTAGGATAAATGAAGAACTACTGACCTTGAGGGAAGCACAAATAGCATCAAGAATAAAGATATTAGCCCAACagaagaataatattacattaaaaataaaaatggtaagcAACAGTCTGCAGTTGTAAGTTTATAAAGATTGCTTAAGACTATTTTTgcagcagttttaggttcacagcaatgAGAGCATGGTACAGAGATTTGCCCTATACCCATTAGCCCCTCCCATGCCCTGATCCCCCATTTTCAATGTCCCTCACCAAAGTGATACCTTGTTGTGACTGATTAATATCCCTTGACACACCGTGATTGTCCAAACTCCATTAGGGCTCACTCTTAGCATAATATAAtctatgggtttggacaaatatataatgacataGTCCATATTTTCATAGCCCTGAAAATCCTCTGTACTCCACATATTAATTAATCACTGAACACACTCAAGAGTTAAGTTTTCAATGCTGAATGGTCTACTCATTTGTTAGTTaacatttaagttttaaaatattatatatggtTATTGGATTGAACAATATCctaaccaaaaatatatattatgaaatattttaattgaaacataAAGGTTTATTACAAAAAGGCAGTATTAAATTAGTTTGATGCTACATTTGAGTTTAGAGCATGGTaatagatttttcaatattttactgaaaatttaattgtttcaattttaaataaaggatAATTTAATAGTTCAtgattttttcatcttatttaagAAACCACTGCTGAACTCAAGGTTACTAAGATTCCTTCATGTTTTCTTATAGCATATTTATACTGTCACCTCTTATTTTCTATGGCTTAATAATTGATTATCTGTTAAGCATGAGAATTcagatttaaacaaaaaattgcatttaaatatcaaaaaccTTACACATAGTTACTGGATCATTCAATATTCTAATGTAAAATTATGTGGCAATAGTGTATCCTCAATGCCTAAACTTTTTAATGCTAGAGTTTGCAAAGAAGTCTACCATGTAGTGAATATAACATCCTAATGTATGTTGTGggtatttttcaaagtgaaattctAATGGCAACCTAATAAActacaaatataatattttgggAAAATGCAATTAAGAAAACTGTAGTAGTCAAGTATGAAGATTACGTCCATTTGTTGAACTAATCCTTGGGATCATATGGAATTGATGGAAAGAAGTAGatgattattttccaaatgttcctaTCAGAAGTCATTTTAAGACTACCTTTGACAATAAAGACCCTTTCCATTCTTAGTGAGCCAGAATCTTTCCCTGATCTGAGACTTCACAAGCGCCAAAGAGAGACCAAGAACTAGAATAAAGTCAGGCTGAATTTGTTTCATTAAATCTGCATCTAACCTGAGCTGATTCAATCTCTCAAAATGACCTTGGCAAAGGCTTagttttcttcaattctttgtaAAGTGTAAGTATATCTATTTCCCAAATAAGCAATGGTTAGGACCTGAAACAGGATGTAGCATTTTGAAAAggtctcatttttataaaatttaactgTTCTGGTAGAAACTCATTAAATCACAGCTGTCCTTATGAAGTTCTGGGTAAGACAGACACAGGAACTACCATGTTCGAAGACAAATATAGGCTCTGATGGTCTGTAAGACCAACAAAAAGGTATTGATCTTACACAGAAAAGATGTACACCAAAAGGAGGATTACCCAACTTATCTTTTAAGTGACTTCATTTTGGATTATATTCACATTAAAATTTCAAGATTAGTAGTTCATTCATTGCTTAAGCATAGGATGTTTTCGTTCTTATATAGTGTATACAGCACAATCACCAGTGGATAAGAGTTTAATGACAATTGACTTTCTCACATGTAAGACATGTTATGAAGCAATAAGAGCTCATGAATATTGGAATGTGTCCTCCTGCAGGAGTTCAGAAATTGGTTTAAGTGATATTACCAAGTGCCTTTTAATTTTAGATTCTTTCACAATTTGTGCTAGTTAATGGTCAAATGGAGTGTCATAACATTCCTAGTTCCACCACTATCTACATGAACAGCAAGCCGTACTCTTTACTATACCAAAGCTTTCAGATACACAACATAGAAAATTTTGTAAGTCAATGAAGCACAGTGATGATGGTTTGTAAGTGGTCCTAGTACATTTTGGCTCACCTTTGTGATTTCACACTGTACTTAACCTTGTCTTTTATGTCTACTGTTAAACTAAAGTTACAGAAATTCAGAGactgaatatgaaaaataaaatccactaaAGTGTAATGTGTCATTAATAATCTGcaattaataaaattaacttgtgcaatatttaaacttttattattgaAGTAATACATCCTCattgctaaaacaaaatagagattgTATAATGGAAAAAAGTAAGGGATATTCAGAATTAAAATAGTGCTAATCTcttattcaaaatgtaaaatattttgtaatattgtGTAATGATggataatatatataaacatacagatacacttaataaataatacaaccttaaatattttaattatctaacTATATTATAAGTCTTGTTtcttaaattagaaatatatatcaAGGGTCCTACATGATAAGAATTTTAGGCTTTTAATAGTGAGTTATTTAAGCTCCCAAAGTATATTTGGAATTCTGTtgtgataattaaaatatatttcagtttaactcaaattgctataaaataaacaattagtATTAACTTAATTCTCTTCTGCACCACATCTTAttacaagaagtaaaatagaagattattatttattttttaaagtttaaacaaTGGTTAAACATTTTGAATCAATAGCCAAAATGTTCAGAACAACTACTAATTAACAACATTTAAAGGTTTGTGTTTCATTGGTACAGAGTTTATCTATCCactaaggttttgtttttttgttttgttttgttttgctttttctgggtaccagggattgaactcaggggcatttgatcatgagccacattaccagccctatttctattttatttagagacagggtctcactgtgttgcttagtatcacttttgctgaagctggctttgaacttgtgatattcctgccttagcctcccccaagcctctgggatgacacCACCTCTCTCAGATGAGATCTCTCAGTGTTTAAAAGTGGTTATGTAAGATAAAGAATAAGAGGGGaatcttcatatattttagaattaataCCTTTCTCAATGGAAACATGTATTGTCACTAGTAAAGACATGCATACCCAGATGTTGCCCAAAATAATTTAAGTTACCATTTGGTATTCCACTAATAAAATACATACTGCAACAGAATTGTTGGAAACTCCAGCCACATGAAATTACAACTCCTTATGTTTTTCCTCAAGAGATTTGCTTGttcttaagcattttaaaataaaggtacataCTTTCAATGGGTTCGATTTATTGTTATGATTATTGTTATCaaataattcagcaaatattcattCTTACATtcgtaaatatttattgagaaccttcTGTATCTTGGAGCTGCACTTGGAAATGCAATAATAGGCAAGTTAGAAAAGGACTAGAGAATTATAAAGCATCTATGATTATGCtctcttggttttttgttttgctttgttttgtttttagttgtacacTATCTTCTAGACTTCATATGTTGGTGCATGTAGAAGTTGAATGCACCTGACaataatggaggtgggggtgttTGGAATGTTCTTCTTCGGCTTGGTCATTAGATGTTCCTTTATCTCCTAGGTTCAGTAAGCCTTAGCAATCTTAACACACACATCCAGAATTATAATAACTTCTACCATTCTTTTTACTAAATCTAAATGAGTGATAATCAGAGTGAAGTACCTGGACCACCTCCATCAACATCAACaggaaattcattaaaaatgcaaatattggTGGCAACTCTAGACCTGCTGAATCAGACACCCTGAGGGTGAGACACAGGAATCTGTAGGCTAACCACCTTTCAAGACAAGTGATACAAAACATGCTAAATTTTGAGATCCACTGGTCTAAACTAAATATTAACACTGTCTTTCCCCAATTTCTAATGAATGCCAATTCCActgatgatat
The Sciurus carolinensis chromosome 14, mSciCar1.2, whole genome shotgun sequence DNA segment above includes these coding regions:
- the LOC124965003 gene encoding high mobility group protein B3-like, with protein sequence LAKQKKNFYVLRISLAKGDPKKPKGKMSAYAFFVQTCREEHKKKNPEVPVNFAELSKKCSDWWKTVSGKKKSKFDEMAQADKVHYDWEVKGYGPAKGSKKKKNPNIPKRPLYVFFLFCLEFHPKIKSTNLGITIGDVAKNLGKMWNNLSDSEKQADITKAAKLKEKYEKDVADYKSKGKFDGAKGPAKIAWKKSDEEDEEEEEEKEEEDDK